A genomic window from Triticum urartu cultivar G1812 chromosome 7, Tu2.1, whole genome shotgun sequence includes:
- the LOC125523292 gene encoding probable ascorbate-specific transmembrane electron transporter 2, with amino-acid sequence MKAGTTPPASRAAGLRTLVVHVLAVAATALVLFWCIGFRGGLAFRSSDKQRIFNVHPPLMLIGLVVIAGEAILAYRTFPASVSRDARKKAHLALHAAGLAVGFVGVYAVFKFHAEAAIPNLYSLHAWVGIATITLYALQWLAGFLAFFFPGAAPETRRSAVPWHAVLGLLVFALAVGNAQLGFLEKLTFLQSARLVGKYGAEALLVNFTAVIVLLLGIAVVIATVNADSTRYTAM; translated from the coding sequence ATGAAGGCGGGGACAACACCGCCGGCCAGCAGGGCGGCCGGCCTGCGGACGCTGGTGGTGCACGTGCTGGCGGTGGCGGCCACGGCGCTGGTGCTGTTCTGGTGCATCGGATTCCGCGGCGGCCTTGCCTTCCGCTCCAGCGACAAGCAGCGCATCTTCAACGTCCACCCGCCGCTCATGCTCATCGGCCTCGTCGTCATCGCCGGGGAGGCCATCCTCGCCTACCGCACCTTCCCGGCCTCCGTCAGCCGGGACGCCAGGAAGAAGGCGCACCTGGCGCTGCACGCCGCGGGGCTCGCCGTCGGCTTCGTCGGCGTCTACGCGGTCTTCAAGTTCCACGCCGAGGCCGCCATCCCCAACCTCTACTCGCTGCACGCCTGGGTCGGCATCGCCACCATCACGCTCTACGCGCTCCAGTGGCTCGCCGGCTTCCTCGCCTTCTTCTTCCCTGGCGCCGCGCCGGAGACCAGGCGGTCCGCGGTGCCGTGGCACGCCGTGCTGGGGCTCCTCGTCTTCGCGCTCGCCGTGGGCAACGCGCAGCTCGGCTTCCTCGAGAAGCTCACCTTCCTGCAGTCCGCGCGCCTCGTCGGCAAGTACGGCGCCGAGGCGCTGCTCGTcaacttcaccgccgtcatcGTGCTCCTCCTCGGCATCGCCGTCGTGATCGCCACCGTCAACGCCGACTCCACCAGATACACCGCCATGTGA